CGCACGCCTGGTGACCACCCTGCTCAACGGCCTGGAACAGCGCCAGCAGCGTTACGGCCTGGCGACTCTGTGCATCGGTGGCGGTGAAGCTGTCTCGGCGATAATCGAGAGGATTTAACAACGATCACCGCAAAGACGCGGAGGACGCAAAGAATCGCAACTGATCAGCAACAAAGATCTTCGCTCTGAAGATAATCTCTTTGCGCACTTTGCGTCTTGAGTGAGCGCAAGCGGTAACTTTTCAATAGGGAGTAAGAAGAATGGCAATCAGCAAAATCATGGTCATCGGGGCCGGCCAGATGGGCGGCGGTATTGCTCAGGTCGCAGCCGAAGCGGGACTGCAGGTGGTACTCAACGACATCGACCGGGGTTTCATTGACAAACGCCTGAGCTTTATCAGCGGTCTGCTCGACAAAAATATAGCCAAGGGACGAATCACCGCCGAGAAAAAGACCGAAATCCTGGCCCGGCTGATCCCCTCCACCGATTTGAAGGACGCCGCCGGAGTCGATCTGGTCATCGAGGCCGCGACCGAGAACATGGCGCTCAAGGAGAAGATTTTCCGCACCCTTGACCTGGTCGCCAAGCCTGGTGTGATCCTCGCCAGCAACACCTCCTCGCTCCCGATCACCGAACTCGCGGCGGTCACCAAACGCCCGGAGCTGGTGATCGGCATGCACTTCATGAACCCGGTGCCGGTGATGAAGCTGGTCGAGGTGATCCGCGGCATCGCCACCAGCGATGACACCTACGCCAGAGTCAAAGAGCTCTCCGAGCGGATGGGCAAGGTTCCGGTCGAGGTCAATGACTATCCAGGATTCATTGCCAACCGACTCCTGATGCCGATGATCAACGAGGCGATCTACTGTATCTACGAAGGGGTCGCCGACGCCGAATCGATCGATACGGTCATGAAACTCGGCATGGCACACCCCATGGGGCCCCTGACTCTGGCCGACTTTATCGGCCTGGATACCTGCCTGGCGATCATGGAGGTGCTCTACGAAGGATTCGCTGACAGCAAGTACCGGCCCTGTCCCCTGTTGCGCAAAATGGTCAAAGCCGGCTGGCTTGGCAAAAAAAGCGGCAAGGGCTTTTTCGAAT
Above is a genomic segment from Geopsychrobacter electrodiphilus DSM 16401 containing:
- a CDS encoding 3-hydroxybutyryl-CoA dehydrogenase; protein product: MAISKIMVIGAGQMGGGIAQVAAEAGLQVVLNDIDRGFIDKRLSFISGLLDKNIAKGRITAEKKTEILARLIPSTDLKDAAGVDLVIEAATENMALKEKIFRTLDLVAKPGVILASNTSSLPITELAAVTKRPELVIGMHFMNPVPVMKLVEVIRGIATSDDTYARVKELSERMGKVPVEVNDYPGFIANRLLMPMINEAIYCIYEGVADAESIDTVMKLGMAHPMGPLTLADFIGLDTCLAIMEVLYEGFADSKYRPCPLLRKMVKAGWLGKKSGKGFFEYSN